The Lycium barbarum isolate Lr01 chromosome 10, ASM1917538v2, whole genome shotgun sequence genome includes a region encoding these proteins:
- the LOC132613694 gene encoding pentatricopeptide repeat-containing protein At3g51320-like isoform X1: MASRILRFLDSCQNLAHLYQIQSHLIITGLLQVQNPSFSSRFLKLCTQHCDIEYTALVCRCIHFPDTFTVNTVIKAYACSSKPDNALVFYFQSLKNGFFPNSFTFPPLMSACAKMGRVGSGQKCHGQVVKNGVDGILHVQNSLVHFYSCCGVIGLARKVFDEMPQRDVVSWNSIVNGYVKMGELVVARELFDAMPYRNLVGWNVMMNGYLNSNNPGKCLKLFREMAQRGLNGNDATIVIALTACARSARMKEGKSVHGCVIKASKDLNLITSTTLIHMYSRCGRAEIARLVFDRVSVKNIVCWNAMILGYCIHGNPKDGLNMYSDLLSSKSEGPDEITFVGVLCACAREGLLAEARTHFSDMSDVFGIKPSFAHYWCMANILANVGLMQEAIETLKNIPVESNLPLESSLWSELLGSARFRGDVVLGEQIAHKLIDQDPKNFWHYLLLVNIYAAAGQWDEVTQTKERMKKRGIERTPGCSLKDVKEIVHNMSATLIAGIQNLVLCGTYSKVASVSNFL, encoded by the exons atggcATCAAGAATCTTGAGATTTCTTGATTCTTGTCAAAATTTAGCTCATTTATATCAAATCCAATCACATTTGATAATAACAGGTCTTTTACAAGTACAAAACCCTTCATTTTCTTCAAGATTCTTGAAGTTATGTACTCAGCATTGTGATATTGAATATACTGCATTGGTATGTAGATGTATTCATTTCCCTGATACATTTACAGTTAATACTGTTATTAAAGCTTATGCTTGTAGTTCTAAGCCAGATAATGCTCTTGTTTTTTATTTCCAAAGCCTTAAAAATGGCTTCTTTCCTAATAGTTTTACTTTTCCACCACTTATGAGTGCTTGTGCTAAAATGGGTCGGGTCGGTTCGGGTCAGAAATGTCATGGACAAGTTGtgaaaaatggggttgatggaaTTTTGCATGTGCAGAATTCTTTAGTGCATTTTTATAGTTGTTGTGGGGTTATTGGTCTAGCTAGGaaggtgtttgatgaaatgcctcaGAGAGATGTTGTGTCTTGGAATAGCATTGTGAATGGATATGTAAAAATGGGTGAATTAGTTGTTGCGCGGGAGTTGTTTGATGCGATGCCGTATAGGAATTTAGTTGGGTGGAATGTCATGATGAATGGGTATTTGAATTCGAATAATCCCGGGAAGTGCTTAAAGTTGTTTCGAGAAATGGCACAGAGGGGATTGAATGGGAATGATGCAACGATAGTCATTGCGCTTACTGCTTGTGCTCGGTCAGCTCGAATGAAAGAAGGAAAATCTGTTCACGGGTGTGTTATTAAGGCATCTAAAGATTTGAATTTGATTACTAGTACGACTTTAATCCATATGTATAGTAGATGCGGAAGAGCAGAAATTGCTCGTTTAGTTTTTGATCGGGTATCGGTCAAGAACATTGTCTGCTGGAATGCAATGATTTTGGGGTATTGCATTCATGGAAACCCGAAAGATGGGCTTAATATGTATTCAGACTTGCTGAGTAGTAAATCAGAAGGTCCAGATGAAATCACATTTGTTGGTGTCTTATGCGCTTGTGCCCGTGAAGGACTGTTAGCAGAAGCAAGAACACACTTTAGTGACATGAGTGATGTGTTTGGTATAAAGCCCAGTTTTGCACATTATTGGTGCATGGCTAATATTTTGGCAAATGTTGGCCTAATGCAAGAAGCAATAGAAACACTGAAGAACATACCAGTGGAGAGCAATTTGCCACTGGAATCCTCATTGTGGTCTGAATTACTTGGCTCAGCCCGCTTTAGAGGGGATGTAGTTTTAGGAGAACAAATTGCGCATAAGTTGATTGATCAAGATCCCAAGAATTTTTGGCATTATTTATTGCTGGTCAACATTTATGCTGCAGCTGGTCAATGGGATGAAGTAACTCAGACAAAGGAGAGGATGAAGAAGAGAGGAATAGAAAGAACACCAGGTTGCAGTTTAAAAGACGTGAAGGAAATTGTTCACAACATGTCAGCGACATTAATTGCAG gtaTTCAAAACCTTGTTCTTTGTGGTACATATTCCAAAGTCGCCAGTGTTTCTAACTTTCTATGA
- the LOC132613694 gene encoding pentatricopeptide repeat-containing protein At3g51320-like isoform X2: protein MASRILRFLDSCQNLAHLYQIQSHLIITGLLQVQNPSFSSRFLKLCTQHCDIEYTALVCRCIHFPDTFTVNTVIKAYACSSKPDNALVFYFQSLKNGFFPNSFTFPPLMSACAKMGRVGSGQKCHGQVVKNGVDGILHVQNSLVHFYSCCGVIGLARKVFDEMPQRDVVSWNSIVNGYVKMGELVVARELFDAMPYRNLVGWNVMMNGYLNSNNPGKCLKLFREMAQRGLNGNDATIVIALTACARSARMKEGKSVHGCVIKASKDLNLITSTTLIHMYSRCGRAEIARLVFDRVSVKNIVCWNAMILGYCIHGNPKDGLNMYSDLLSSKSEGPDEITFVGVLCACAREGLLAEARTHFSDMSDVFGIKPSFAHYWCMANILANVGLMQEAIETLKNIPVESNLPLESSLWSELLGSARFRGDVVLGEQIAHKLIDQDPKNFWHYLLLVNIYAAAGQWDEVTQTKERMKKRGIERTPGCSLKDVKEIVHNMSATLIAGIQNLVLFF from the exons atggcATCAAGAATCTTGAGATTTCTTGATTCTTGTCAAAATTTAGCTCATTTATATCAAATCCAATCACATTTGATAATAACAGGTCTTTTACAAGTACAAAACCCTTCATTTTCTTCAAGATTCTTGAAGTTATGTACTCAGCATTGTGATATTGAATATACTGCATTGGTATGTAGATGTATTCATTTCCCTGATACATTTACAGTTAATACTGTTATTAAAGCTTATGCTTGTAGTTCTAAGCCAGATAATGCTCTTGTTTTTTATTTCCAAAGCCTTAAAAATGGCTTCTTTCCTAATAGTTTTACTTTTCCACCACTTATGAGTGCTTGTGCTAAAATGGGTCGGGTCGGTTCGGGTCAGAAATGTCATGGACAAGTTGtgaaaaatggggttgatggaaTTTTGCATGTGCAGAATTCTTTAGTGCATTTTTATAGTTGTTGTGGGGTTATTGGTCTAGCTAGGaaggtgtttgatgaaatgcctcaGAGAGATGTTGTGTCTTGGAATAGCATTGTGAATGGATATGTAAAAATGGGTGAATTAGTTGTTGCGCGGGAGTTGTTTGATGCGATGCCGTATAGGAATTTAGTTGGGTGGAATGTCATGATGAATGGGTATTTGAATTCGAATAATCCCGGGAAGTGCTTAAAGTTGTTTCGAGAAATGGCACAGAGGGGATTGAATGGGAATGATGCAACGATAGTCATTGCGCTTACTGCTTGTGCTCGGTCAGCTCGAATGAAAGAAGGAAAATCTGTTCACGGGTGTGTTATTAAGGCATCTAAAGATTTGAATTTGATTACTAGTACGACTTTAATCCATATGTATAGTAGATGCGGAAGAGCAGAAATTGCTCGTTTAGTTTTTGATCGGGTATCGGTCAAGAACATTGTCTGCTGGAATGCAATGATTTTGGGGTATTGCATTCATGGAAACCCGAAAGATGGGCTTAATATGTATTCAGACTTGCTGAGTAGTAAATCAGAAGGTCCAGATGAAATCACATTTGTTGGTGTCTTATGCGCTTGTGCCCGTGAAGGACTGTTAGCAGAAGCAAGAACACACTTTAGTGACATGAGTGATGTGTTTGGTATAAAGCCCAGTTTTGCACATTATTGGTGCATGGCTAATATTTTGGCAAATGTTGGCCTAATGCAAGAAGCAATAGAAACACTGAAGAACATACCAGTGGAGAGCAATTTGCCACTGGAATCCTCATTGTGGTCTGAATTACTTGGCTCAGCCCGCTTTAGAGGGGATGTAGTTTTAGGAGAACAAATTGCGCATAAGTTGATTGATCAAGATCCCAAGAATTTTTGGCATTATTTATTGCTGGTCAACATTTATGCTGCAGCTGGTCAATGGGATGAAGTAACTCAGACAAAGGAGAGGATGAAGAAGAGAGGAATAGAAAGAACACCAGGTTGCAGTTTAAAAGACGTGAAGGAAATTGTTCACAACATGTCAGCGACATTAATTGCAG GTATTCAAaaccttgttctttttttttga
- the LOC132613694 gene encoding pentatricopeptide repeat-containing protein At3g51320-like isoform X3, translating to MASRILRFLDSCQNLAHLYQIQSHLIITGLLQVQNPSFSSRFLKLCTQHCDIEYTALVCRCIHFPDTFTVNTVIKAYACSSKPDNALVFYFQSLKNGFFPNSFTFPPLMSACAKMGRVGSGQKCHGQVVKNGVDGILHVQNSLVHFYSCCGVIGLARKVFDEMPQRDVVSWNSIVNGYVKMGELVVARELFDAMPYRNLVGWNVMMNGYLNSNNPGKCLKLFREMAQRGLNGNDATIVIALTACARSARMKEGKSVHGCVIKASKDLNLITSTTLIHMYSRCGRAEIARLVFDRVSVKNIVCWNAMILGYCIHGNPKDGLNMYSDLLSSKSEGPDEITFVGVLCACAREGLLAEARTHFSDMSDVFGIKPSFAHYWCMANILANVGLMQEAIETLKNIPVESNLPLESSLWSELLGSARFRGDVVLGEQIAHKLIDQDPKNFWHYLLLVNIYAAAGQWDEVTQTKERMKKRGIERTPGCSLKDVKEIVHNMSATLIAASF from the coding sequence atggcATCAAGAATCTTGAGATTTCTTGATTCTTGTCAAAATTTAGCTCATTTATATCAAATCCAATCACATTTGATAATAACAGGTCTTTTACAAGTACAAAACCCTTCATTTTCTTCAAGATTCTTGAAGTTATGTACTCAGCATTGTGATATTGAATATACTGCATTGGTATGTAGATGTATTCATTTCCCTGATACATTTACAGTTAATACTGTTATTAAAGCTTATGCTTGTAGTTCTAAGCCAGATAATGCTCTTGTTTTTTATTTCCAAAGCCTTAAAAATGGCTTCTTTCCTAATAGTTTTACTTTTCCACCACTTATGAGTGCTTGTGCTAAAATGGGTCGGGTCGGTTCGGGTCAGAAATGTCATGGACAAGTTGtgaaaaatggggttgatggaaTTTTGCATGTGCAGAATTCTTTAGTGCATTTTTATAGTTGTTGTGGGGTTATTGGTCTAGCTAGGaaggtgtttgatgaaatgcctcaGAGAGATGTTGTGTCTTGGAATAGCATTGTGAATGGATATGTAAAAATGGGTGAATTAGTTGTTGCGCGGGAGTTGTTTGATGCGATGCCGTATAGGAATTTAGTTGGGTGGAATGTCATGATGAATGGGTATTTGAATTCGAATAATCCCGGGAAGTGCTTAAAGTTGTTTCGAGAAATGGCACAGAGGGGATTGAATGGGAATGATGCAACGATAGTCATTGCGCTTACTGCTTGTGCTCGGTCAGCTCGAATGAAAGAAGGAAAATCTGTTCACGGGTGTGTTATTAAGGCATCTAAAGATTTGAATTTGATTACTAGTACGACTTTAATCCATATGTATAGTAGATGCGGAAGAGCAGAAATTGCTCGTTTAGTTTTTGATCGGGTATCGGTCAAGAACATTGTCTGCTGGAATGCAATGATTTTGGGGTATTGCATTCATGGAAACCCGAAAGATGGGCTTAATATGTATTCAGACTTGCTGAGTAGTAAATCAGAAGGTCCAGATGAAATCACATTTGTTGGTGTCTTATGCGCTTGTGCCCGTGAAGGACTGTTAGCAGAAGCAAGAACACACTTTAGTGACATGAGTGATGTGTTTGGTATAAAGCCCAGTTTTGCACATTATTGGTGCATGGCTAATATTTTGGCAAATGTTGGCCTAATGCAAGAAGCAATAGAAACACTGAAGAACATACCAGTGGAGAGCAATTTGCCACTGGAATCCTCATTGTGGTCTGAATTACTTGGCTCAGCCCGCTTTAGAGGGGATGTAGTTTTAGGAGAACAAATTGCGCATAAGTTGATTGATCAAGATCCCAAGAATTTTTGGCATTATTTATTGCTGGTCAACATTTATGCTGCAGCTGGTCAATGGGATGAAGTAACTCAGACAAAGGAGAGGATGAAGAAGAGAGGAATAGAAAGAACACCAGGTTGCAGTTTAAAAGACGTGAAGGAAATTGTTCACAACATGTCAGCGACATTAATTGCAG